In Paenibacillus sp. FSL R7-0345, a single window of DNA contains:
- a CDS encoding GGDEF domain-containing protein has product MDFQLDIKTLLYLFLLGNLITGLLITFYRFDAPKDMASGLFITGKWVQVLFWSSILLWDHLPHKLMIPLSNLFILVGGGLEITALMMMMDIFGRMAGLYYTVLTAGSVTSFCVIALFFNQPNLRVASASMSVLLYVLYPAVRLSAGKERPPLHRITGFIFYGIAVTMLGRFLAALFIRPEMGVLSANLPQYLYYVGMFFLLVTGTAAFILLSNEHSYEKLKRMATYDSLTGILSRRAFLLEAELKLTLALKKSRPYSLLLLDLDHFKKINDTYGHDQGDGVLQEFAYTVENNLGNGALFGRVGGEEFAAVLYGMDEADSSLKAEQLRVAVAEASRSTGTGAHTVSIGVITVLPEPCTSVNTLFKLCDRALYQAKREGRNRVVRYNSQEDSKSSKIHIGIQE; this is encoded by the coding sequence ATGGATTTTCAGCTGGATATCAAAACCTTGTTGTACCTGTTCCTCCTTGGGAATTTAATTACAGGGCTTCTGATTACCTTTTACCGTTTCGACGCTCCAAAGGACATGGCATCAGGCCTGTTTATCACCGGCAAATGGGTGCAGGTGCTTTTCTGGAGCTCAATTCTCCTGTGGGATCATTTGCCGCATAAGCTGATGATTCCGCTGAGCAATCTGTTTATTCTGGTGGGTGGGGGACTGGAGATCACGGCTCTGATGATGATGATGGATATTTTCGGGCGTATGGCCGGACTGTATTATACGGTGCTTACAGCAGGAAGTGTCACCAGCTTCTGCGTGATTGCCCTGTTTTTCAACCAGCCTAATCTGCGGGTAGCCTCAGCCTCAATGTCTGTGCTGCTATATGTCCTCTACCCGGCTGTCCGGCTGTCTGCGGGCAAAGAGCGGCCTCCCTTGCACAGGATAACCGGGTTTATTTTTTATGGCATTGCCGTTACCATGCTGGGCCGGTTTCTTGCGGCGCTTTTTATCAGGCCCGAGATGGGCGTATTATCGGCTAACCTGCCGCAATATCTATATTATGTCGGCATGTTTTTTCTGCTGGTTACGGGCACCGCTGCCTTCATTCTTCTTTCTAATGAGCACTCCTACGAAAAGCTGAAAAGAATGGCCACCTACGACTCCCTCACAGGCATCCTGAGCCGCAGAGCGTTCCTGCTGGAGGCAGAGCTGAAGCTTACGCTTGCTCTAAAAAAGAGCCGGCCCTATTCCCTGCTGCTGCTGGATCTTGATCATTTCAAGAAGATCAATGATACCTACGGGCATGATCAGGGGGACGGGGTATTGCAGGAATTCGCCTATACCGTGGAGAACAATCTTGGCAACGGGGCTCTGTTCGGCAGAGTCGGCGGAGAGGAATTTGCCGCCGTCCTGTACGGGATGGATGAAGCAGACAGCAGCCTTAAGGCCGAGCAGCTGCGCGTGGCGGTGGCAGAAGCCTCCCGGAGCACAGGCACTGGCGCACATACGGTGAGCATCGGTGTAATAACCGTTCTTCCTGAGCCGTGTACCTCGGTTAACACGCTGTTCAAGCTGTGTGACCGTGCCCTTTACCAGGCCAAGCGGGAGGGCAGGAACCGGGTCGTCCGTTACAACAGCCAGGAGGACAGCAAGAGCAGCAAAATACATATAGGGATTCAGGAATAA
- the murC gene encoding UDP-N-acetylmuramate--L-alanine ligase, giving the protein MDTTERVHFIGIGGYGMSAIARVMLEMGYTVTGSDVAAQELTEKLIAKGAKVYIGHTAEQVKGADLVVYSTALASDNVEWVEAERLNIPVLHRSQMLARLLNERKGVAVAGAHGKTTTSSMIALIMEDCGVDPTYIIGGEIMNVGTNAKAGQGEYVVAEADESDGSFLQYHPWLAIVTNIEADHLENYGGDFGKLKAAYVQFMNQLRDDGTAIVCADDETASSLLSEVKGNIITYGIDSPDADYTATDIMLGDRQVSYTMNHQGQVLGKIELSIPGKYNLYNSMAAVIACLKSGVAFEAIAGAIVKFHGAKRRFQVLGEVNDILVIDDYAHHPTEIQATISAAKATGKKIIAVFQPQRYTRTFFLLDAFSRAFSEADEVIITDIYSPAGEKQIEGVTSARLVELIVQNSNKSARHLPTKEAVIADLQGRIAPGDLVLTMGAGDIWKVGYTLAEGLRELEK; this is encoded by the coding sequence TTGGATACTACTGAACGTGTGCATTTTATAGGGATCGGCGGCTACGGTATGAGCGCGATTGCCCGGGTAATGCTGGAAATGGGATACACGGTTACGGGCTCCGATGTGGCTGCCCAGGAATTGACCGAGAAACTGATTGCCAAAGGCGCCAAGGTCTATATCGGACATACGGCCGAACAGGTTAAAGGTGCTGATCTTGTTGTCTATTCAACTGCGCTGGCAAGCGACAATGTGGAGTGGGTGGAGGCTGAGCGCCTGAACATCCCGGTGCTGCACCGTTCCCAGATGCTGGCACGGCTGCTGAATGAACGCAAGGGCGTTGCCGTTGCAGGGGCGCACGGCAAAACCACTACCTCCTCGATGATCGCCCTGATCATGGAGGACTGCGGGGTAGACCCGACGTATATTATCGGCGGGGAGATTATGAATGTCGGCACGAATGCCAAGGCAGGACAAGGAGAATACGTTGTAGCGGAAGCAGACGAGAGCGACGGCTCCTTCCTCCAGTACCACCCTTGGCTGGCGATTGTCACCAATATTGAAGCGGATCATCTGGAGAATTACGGCGGAGATTTCGGCAAGCTGAAGGCCGCTTACGTGCAGTTTATGAATCAGCTGCGTGATGACGGCACGGCGATTGTATGTGCTGATGATGAGACAGCCAGCTCTCTTTTGTCTGAGGTGAAGGGCAATATTATCACTTACGGTATTGACTCTCCGGATGCGGACTACACTGCTACTGATATCATGCTGGGAGACAGACAGGTTTCTTATACAATGAATCATCAGGGACAGGTGCTGGGCAAGATTGAGCTGTCCATCCCGGGCAAATACAATCTTTATAACTCGATGGCTGCGGTAATCGCCTGCCTGAAATCAGGCGTTGCTTTTGAAGCTATTGCTGGTGCTATTGTGAAGTTCCATGGCGCGAAGCGCCGTTTCCAGGTGCTGGGCGAGGTGAATGACATTCTCGTCATTGACGATTATGCCCATCATCCTACAGAGATTCAGGCTACAATCAGTGCAGCCAAGGCGACCGGCAAAAAGATTATCGCCGTCTTCCAGCCGCAGCGCTATACCCGTACCTTCTTCCTGCTGGATGCATTCAGCCGTGCCTTCAGTGAAGCGGACGAGGTTATTATTACCGACATCTACTCACCGGCCGGTGAGAAGCAGATTGAGGGCGTAACCTCCGCGAGGCTCGTAGAGCTGATCGTGCAGAACAGCAATAAGAGTGCTAGGCATCTGCCGACCAAAGAAGCGGTGATTGCCGATCTGCAGGGCCGTATCGCTCCCGGCGACCTCGTACTTACTATGGGTGCAGGCGATATCTGGAAGGTAGGCTACACGCTGGCCGAAGGCCTGCGGGAACTTGAAAAGTAA
- a CDS encoding folylpolyglutamate synthase/dihydrofolate synthase family protein: protein MEEMIGSGNAAPLGSYTEAVDWINGLIPFGIRPGLERIELLMEKLGNPHRRLKFIHVAGTNGKGSTCAFLTSVLLKSGYSVGTFTSPYITKFTNRFQYNGTDIPEDTLTALAARLRPLVEEIAAGELGSPTMFEVATALAILYYAECCFPDVVVWETGLGGRLDVTNIVLPVVSVITNVGHDHTDVLGDTLEKIAFEKAGIIKPGVPVVSCVSQPEVIAVLKERAEACRTKLYLAGEDFSYELAGIEEGVQSFNFKGPFRDLQVGIAMKGEHQLSNAAVAMMALEVLRQYMAFMLDDEDVLQGFKDTFWAGRLEEVSQHPRIVLDGAHNPEGAESLARSLPQFYKYGKLNLLMGMLANKHHESYFKHILPIVDTLILTEPDFRKKMDAEELQAIAESLREKYAKDHLEIIVERNWGKALQLLQSITSEKDLAVVSGTLYLISDVRSTLLQQPDSEKGW from the coding sequence ATGGAAGAGATGATCGGGAGCGGTAACGCCGCTCCTTTGGGTTCTTATACAGAAGCAGTGGACTGGATCAACGGGCTGATTCCCTTCGGTATCCGTCCCGGCCTGGAGCGGATTGAGCTCCTCATGGAGAAGCTCGGCAATCCGCACCGCAGGCTGAAATTCATCCATGTGGCGGGGACGAACGGCAAAGGCTCGACCTGCGCTTTTTTGACAAGCGTGCTGCTGAAGAGCGGCTACAGTGTAGGGACGTTTACTTCCCCCTACATCACCAAATTCACCAACCGTTTTCAATATAACGGTACGGATATTCCTGAAGACACACTCACTGCGCTTGCTGCGAGGCTGCGTCCCCTGGTGGAAGAAATCGCCGCCGGCGAGCTTGGTTCACCGACGATGTTCGAGGTCGCGACAGCGCTGGCCATCCTCTATTATGCCGAATGCTGTTTCCCTGATGTAGTCGTATGGGAGACAGGGCTTGGGGGAAGGCTGGATGTAACGAACATCGTGCTGCCAGTGGTGTCCGTAATTACCAATGTCGGCCATGACCATACCGATGTGCTGGGCGATACGCTGGAGAAGATTGCCTTTGAGAAGGCCGGGATTATCAAGCCCGGTGTTCCTGTGGTCAGCTGTGTCAGCCAGCCGGAAGTGATCGCTGTCCTGAAGGAACGGGCGGAAGCCTGCCGCACCAAGCTCTATCTGGCCGGTGAAGATTTCAGCTATGAGCTTGCCGGCATCGAAGAAGGTGTGCAGAGTTTTAACTTCAAGGGGCCGTTCCGTGATCTTCAGGTGGGTATCGCCATGAAAGGCGAGCATCAGCTGAGTAATGCAGCCGTAGCAATGATGGCGCTGGAGGTACTGCGCCAGTATATGGCCTTCATGCTGGACGATGAGGATGTGCTGCAAGGCTTCAAGGATACTTTTTGGGCCGGACGTCTGGAGGAGGTCAGCCAGCATCCGCGGATCGTACTCGACGGCGCGCATAATCCCGAAGGCGCAGAGAGCCTGGCCAGAAGCCTGCCGCAGTTTTACAAGTACGGTAAATTAAATTTACTCATGGGGATGCTGGCTAATAAGCATCATGAGTCATACTTCAAGCATATACTGCCTATAGTGGATACGCTCATCCTGACCGAACCGGATTTCCGGAAGAAAATGGACGCGGAAGAACTGCAGGCTATCGCAGAAAGTCTGCGGGAGAAATATGCCAAGGATCATTTGGAAATCATAGTAGAACGTAATTGGGGCAAAGCGCTGCAGCTGCTGCAGTCGATCACGTCGGAGAAGGATCTTGCGGTCGTGTCCGGCACACTGTATCTGATTTCCGATGTACGCAGTACGCTTTTGCAGCAACCCGATTCTGAAAAAGGCTGGTGA
- a CDS encoding valine--tRNA ligase produces the protein MPTTYDPKAAEHKWYTYWMENEFFKAGQRPDAEPYSIVIPPPNVTGMLHIGHALDFTLQDILIRTKRMQGFDTLWLPGTDHAGIATQTKVEQKLRQQGISRHDLGREKFLEQVWAWKDQYAETIHEQWAKMGLSLDYSRERFTLDEGLTKGVRQVFVELYRKGLIYRGKRIINWDPAARTALSDIEVEYKEVNGHLYHLRYPLKDGSGHITVATTRPETMLGDTAVAVHPKDERYKDLIGKTLILPIVGREIPIIADDYVDKDFGSGAVKITPAHDPNDFEVGQRHNLPQINVMDEGGVMNEEAGPYNGQDRSECRKNIVADLKEQGVLISIEDHVHQVGHSERSGAVVEPYLSTQWFVKMQPLAEVAINAQKEGNGVNFVPERFEKTYLNWIENVRDWCISRQLWWGHRIPAWYSESTGEVFVAYSEEEAREISGLDDLKQDEDVLDTWFSSNLWPFATLGWPDESSSDYQRYYPNNVLVTGYDIIYFWVARMIFSAFEFTGQKPFADVFMHGLVRDADGRKMSKSLGNGIDPLDVIEQYGADAMRYMISTGITAGQDLRFRMEKVEQARNFANKIWNASRFALMNLEGVNFADIDITGELTTADRWILHRLNETSRDITRLIDSYEYGETGRLLYNFIWDDLCDWYIEFAKLSLYGSDAAAKAKTQSVLAYVLDRTLRLIHPFMPFITEEIWQHLPHEGATITLAEWPKYDAALESPEAVAEMNLLMDVIRAVRNIRAEVNVPMSKKVELIIKAGSAETLSIISRNDNYIGRFCNTSSFEAGLDPQTPDKVMSAVVTGAELLLPLSGLIDIEQEIIRLEKEVQTLNSEVERVEKKLGNQGFVAKAPAKVIEEERAKQADYSAKRETVLARIAELRG, from the coding sequence ATGCCGACTACGTACGACCCGAAAGCGGCAGAGCACAAGTGGTATACCTACTGGATGGAGAATGAATTCTTCAAGGCCGGCCAGCGGCCGGACGCAGAGCCTTACAGCATCGTAATCCCGCCGCCGAACGTAACGGGGATGCTGCATATCGGGCACGCGCTCGACTTCACCCTGCAGGATATTCTGATCCGCACGAAGCGGATGCAGGGCTTCGACACCCTTTGGCTGCCGGGAACCGACCATGCGGGTATTGCTACCCAGACTAAGGTGGAGCAGAAGCTGCGCCAGCAGGGCATTTCCCGCCATGATCTCGGACGTGAGAAGTTCCTTGAGCAGGTATGGGCCTGGAAGGATCAGTATGCCGAAACGATTCACGAGCAATGGGCAAAGATGGGCTTGTCCCTTGACTATTCCCGCGAACGCTTCACGCTGGATGAAGGCTTGACTAAAGGGGTACGCCAGGTATTCGTAGAGCTGTACCGCAAAGGCCTGATCTACCGCGGCAAACGCATCATCAACTGGGACCCGGCTGCACGTACAGCCCTGTCCGATATTGAGGTTGAATACAAAGAGGTGAACGGCCACCTGTACCATCTTCGTTATCCGCTTAAGGACGGCAGCGGTCACATCACTGTAGCCACTACACGTCCGGAGACGATGCTTGGCGATACAGCAGTAGCCGTACATCCGAAGGATGAGCGCTACAAGGATCTGATCGGCAAAACGCTGATCCTGCCGATTGTAGGCCGTGAAATTCCGATCATCGCCGATGATTATGTAGATAAGGATTTCGGCAGCGGCGCTGTGAAGATTACGCCGGCCCATGACCCGAATGACTTTGAGGTAGGCCAGCGCCACAATCTGCCGCAGATCAATGTGATGGATGAGGGCGGCGTAATGAATGAGGAAGCCGGACCTTACAACGGTCAGGACCGCAGTGAATGCCGCAAGAATATCGTTGCTGATCTGAAGGAGCAGGGCGTTCTGATCTCCATCGAGGATCACGTACACCAGGTAGGACACAGCGAGCGCTCCGGCGCTGTAGTTGAGCCTTATCTGTCCACCCAATGGTTCGTAAAGATGCAGCCGCTGGCTGAAGTGGCCATCAATGCGCAGAAGGAGGGCAACGGCGTTAACTTTGTACCTGAGCGCTTCGAGAAGACCTACCTGAACTGGATCGAAAATGTACGCGACTGGTGTATCTCCCGCCAGCTATGGTGGGGACACCGCATTCCGGCCTGGTACTCGGAGTCCACAGGTGAAGTATTTGTAGCCTATAGTGAAGAAGAAGCACGCGAAATAAGCGGACTTGATGATCTGAAGCAGGATGAGGATGTGCTGGACACCTGGTTCAGCTCAAACCTCTGGCCGTTCGCCACACTGGGCTGGCCTGACGAGAGCAGCAGCGACTACCAGCGTTACTATCCGAACAACGTGCTCGTTACCGGATACGACATCATCTACTTCTGGGTAGCGCGCATGATCTTCTCCGCCTTTGAATTTACCGGCCAGAAGCCGTTCGCCGATGTATTCATGCACGGCCTGGTACGCGATGCCGACGGCCGCAAAATGTCCAAATCGCTTGGCAACGGGATCGATCCGCTGGATGTTATTGAGCAGTACGGAGCGGACGCTATGCGCTATATGATTTCTACCGGTATTACTGCCGGGCAGGATCTGCGTTTCCGGATGGAAAAGGTAGAGCAGGCGCGCAATTTTGCCAACAAGATCTGGAACGCATCGCGCTTTGCGCTAATGAATCTGGAGGGTGTAAACTTTGCAGATATTGACATTACAGGTGAGCTTACAACGGCTGACCGCTGGATTTTGCACCGCCTGAACGAAACTTCCCGCGATATTACGCGTCTAATTGACTCGTACGAGTACGGCGAGACCGGCCGTCTGCTGTACAACTTCATCTGGGATGACCTGTGCGACTGGTATATCGAGTTCGCGAAGCTGTCGCTGTACGGCAGCGATGCGGCTGCCAAAGCCAAAACCCAATCCGTGCTCGCCTACGTGCTCGACCGCACGCTGCGCCTGATTCATCCGTTCATGCCGTTCATTACCGAGGAGATCTGGCAGCATCTGCCGCATGAGGGTGCAACGATTACTTTGGCAGAATGGCCTAAGTACGATGCAGCGCTTGAGAGTCCTGAGGCTGTGGCTGAAATGAACCTGCTGATGGACGTTATCCGTGCGGTACGCAACATCCGTGCAGAGGTTAATGTGCCGATGAGCAAAAAGGTAGAGCTGATCATCAAGGCTGGCAGTGCAGAGACACTCAGCATTATCAGCCGCAACGACAATTACATCGGACGCTTCTGCAACACGTCGTCGTTCGAAGCCGGACTTGATCCGCAGACGCCGGATAAAGTAATGTCCGCAGTCGTTACCGGAGCAGAGCTGCTGCTGCCGCTGTCGGGGCTGATCGATATTGAGCAGGAAATTATCCGTCTCGAAAAAGAAGTGCAGACGCTGAACAGTGAAGTGGAACGCGTAGAGAAAAAGCTTGGCAATCAGGGCTTTGTTGCCAAGGCTCCGGCTAAAGTCATCGAAGAGGAACGGGCGAAGCAGGCGGATTATTCCGCCAAACGCGAGACAGTGCTGGCCCGCATCGCAGAGCTGAGAGGATAA
- a CDS encoding LysM peptidoglycan-binding domain-containing protein: MFDQSHGLRFDIYERIHLPAELPGIAELEEVELIPEIQVIQREDRAELYGQLLLTGLYRGENDRTERLEHAIPVEITVPLTRVSSLDDIGVEIENFDIDLLTMRTVNITGVLSLRGIGGSDPGAAWQQEEYTVAYSPEEADRGSAVPAEGREHENDALYENSLWTYGEGTAEIPADALADQQGYAAFVPDAAAVHPLVVQESVYTQAAGPAAQPQKDKEAKLRTHSLEAQADLTGGAAAAADAWQKGKAPAEPVSGYFFGAREKETAVKPASSAAAEITRAEAGDAAEEFVPAAAQPFDFPDIASGQLYAERQEEPVAAVEPEYTPPEVQAEAALPEAEETKENEPLQSPEALPAQEEKGDLKVAFGSKKEEGSQAKEHLTFSSLLSSSRANKEQEDAVTAAAAPQPAVQEAAAGDSDWKSRFISRTGGAELFRKVRMCIVQREDTLDTIAEKYQLSARELVMYNRLAGQNVEEGQVLYIP; the protein is encoded by the coding sequence GTGTTTGACCAGTCCCATGGCTTGCGGTTTGATATTTATGAACGCATTCACCTGCCTGCAGAACTTCCGGGAATCGCTGAGCTGGAAGAGGTGGAGCTCATTCCGGAAATTCAGGTGATTCAGCGGGAAGACCGGGCGGAGCTCTACGGCCAGCTGCTGCTCACCGGACTTTACCGGGGAGAAAATGACCGGACGGAGCGCCTGGAGCATGCGATTCCTGTTGAAATTACAGTCCCGCTGACCCGGGTCAGCTCACTTGATGACATAGGGGTGGAAATCGAAAATTTCGATATCGACCTGCTTACGATGCGTACAGTCAACATAACCGGCGTACTTTCCCTGCGGGGGATCGGCGGGAGTGACCCGGGGGCAGCCTGGCAGCAGGAAGAATACACAGTAGCCTATTCTCCCGAAGAAGCGGACCGGGGCAGCGCTGTCCCGGCCGAGGGACGGGAGCATGAGAACGACGCCCTGTACGAAAACTCGCTGTGGACCTACGGCGAGGGTACAGCAGAAATTCCTGCGGATGCGCTTGCGGATCAGCAGGGGTATGCAGCTTTTGTACCGGATGCGGCGGCGGTGCATCCGCTGGTAGTGCAGGAATCTGTCTATACACAGGCGGCCGGGCCTGCTGCCCAGCCGCAGAAGGATAAAGAAGCGAAGCTGCGCACGCATAGCCTAGAGGCGCAGGCGGACCTCACCGGCGGGGCGGCTGCAGCTGCGGACGCCTGGCAAAAGGGAAAGGCACCGGCGGAGCCGGTATCCGGGTACTTTTTCGGCGCACGCGAGAAGGAGACGGCAGTGAAGCCTGCTTCTTCTGCGGCGGCAGAGATTACGCGGGCTGAGGCCGGTGATGCTGCAGAGGAGTTCGTTCCGGCAGCTGCGCAGCCATTTGATTTTCCGGACATCGCCTCTGGACAGCTCTATGCTGAGAGACAGGAGGAGCCGGTTGCCGCAGTTGAGCCGGAGTACACTCCACCGGAGGTTCAGGCTGAGGCGGCACTGCCGGAAGCAGAAGAAACCAAGGAGAATGAGCCGCTGCAATCCCCTGAGGCCCTGCCTGCCCAGGAGGAGAAGGGGGATCTGAAGGTCGCATTCGGCAGTAAGAAGGAAGAGGGAAGCCAGGCGAAGGAGCATCTCACCTTCTCCTCCCTGCTCAGCTCAAGCCGTGCCAATAAGGAGCAGGAGGACGCAGTAACAGCTGCGGCGGCTCCGCAGCCGGCGGTTCAGGAAGCGGCGGCGGGCGACAGCGACTGGAAGAGCCGCTTCATCAGCAGGACCGGCGGTGCGGAGCTGTTCCGCAAGGTCCGGATGTGCATTGTACAGCGCGAAGATACGCTGGACACCATTGCCGAGAAGTATCAGCTCAGCGCCAGGGAGCTGGTCATGTATAACCGGCTGGCCGGCCAGAACGTGGAAGAGGGGCAGGTTTTATATATCCCTTAG